Proteins co-encoded in one Corylus avellana chromosome ca9, CavTom2PMs-1.0 genomic window:
- the LOC132192348 gene encoding peroxidase 2-like: MASAGSLLCVRAFVLLALAATAFSQLSPNFYDNSCPHALSTIQSVVRTAIYKERRMGASLLRLHFHDCFVNGCDASILLDSTPTIDSEKGALPNNNSARGFEVVDNIKSEVDQACGGPVVSCADILAVAARDSVVALGGPAWEVQLGRRDSTTASRTTANADIPAPTMNLTQLIENFKNQGLDETDLVALSGGHTIGFAQCVAFRDRIYNETNIEGAFAEKLKSICPRQSNDGDSNLASLDPTPAYFDPAYYYNLAQRKGLLHSDQELFNGGSTDALVNKYTSYPIAFWQDFAKSMVKMGSIKPLTGYQGQIRLNCRAVNQ; the protein is encoded by the exons ATGGCTTCAGCAGGTAGCCTTCTCTGTGTCCGTGCCTTTGTCTTGTTGGCTCTTGCAGCCACAGCTTTCTCTCAGCTTTCTCCCAATTTCTACGACAACTCTTGTCCACATGCTTTGTCGACTATCCAAAGTGTCGTCCGGACTGCAATATACAAAGAGCGACGCATGGGGGCTTCTTTACTGCGTCTGCATTTCCACGATTGCTTTGTTAAC GGTTGTGATGCTTCAATTCTTCTGGATTCTACACCCACCATTGACAGCGAGAAAGGAGCACTTCCCAACAACAACTCTGCCCGAGGGTTTGAGGTGGTGGACAACATCAAGTCCGAGGTGGACCAAGCCTGTGGTGGTCCGGTGGTCTCCTGTGCAGACATCTTGGCTGTCGCAGCTCGTGACTCTGTCGTTGCG CTTGGAGGGCCAGCATGGGAGGTGCAACTAGGGAGGAGAGACTCAACGACAGCCAGCAGGACTACAGCCAACGCCGACATCCCGGCGCCGACCATGAACCTCACCCAACTGATTGAAAACTTCAAAAACCAAGGCCTCGACGAGACAGACCTTGTGGCGCTCTCCGGCGGCCACACCATAGGCTTTGCACAGTGCGTCGCCTTCAGGGACCGCATCTACAACGAGACGAACATCGAGGGAGCATTTGCAGAAAAGCTCAAATCCATATGCCCAAGACAAAGCAATGACGGGGACTCAAACCTCGCGTCCTTGGACCCAACACCCGCATATTTTGACCCGGCATACTACTATAACTTGGCTCAGCGCAAGGGGCTTCTCCACTCAGATCAGGAGCTTTTCAATGGAGGCAGCACAGATGCGCTGGTGAACAAGTACACCTCATATCCCATTGCTTTTTGGCAGGATTTTGCTAAGTCCATGGTGAAGATGGGCAGTATAAAACCGTTGACCGGGTATCAGGGTCAAATCCGCTTGAACTGTAGGGCAGTGAACCAATAA
- the LOC132192277 gene encoding peroxidase 2-like — translation MASAGSLLCVRAFVLLALAATAFSQLSPNFYDNSCPHALSTIQSVVRTAIYKERRMGASLLRLHFHDCFVNGCDASILLDSTPTIDSEKEALPNNNSVRGFEVVDDIKSEVDQACGGPVVSCADILAVAARDSVVALGGQAWEVQLGRRDSTTASRTTANADIPVPTMNLTQLIENFKNQGLDETDLVALSGGHTIGFARCVAFRDRIYNETNIEGAFAEKLKSICPRQSNDGDSNLASLDPTPAYFDPAYYYNLAQRKGLLHSDQELFNGGCTDALVNKYTSYPIAFWQDFAKSMVKMGNIKPLTGYQGQIRLNCRAVNQ, via the exons ATGGCTTCAGCAGGTAGCCTTCTTTGTGTCCGTGCCTTTGTCTTGTTGGCTCTTGCAGCCACAGCTTTCTCTCAGCTTTCTCCCAATTTCTACGACAACTCTTGTCCACATGCTTTGTCGACTATCCAAAGTGTCGTCCGGACTGCAATATACAAAGAGCGACGCATGGGGGCTTCTTTACTGCGTCTGCATTTCCACGATTGCTTTGTTAAC GGTTGTGATGCTTCAATTCTTCTGGATTCTACACCCACCATTGACAGCGAGAAAGAAGCACTTCCCAACAACAATTCTGTCCGAGGATTTGAGGTGGTGGACGACATCAAGTCCGAGGTGGACCAAGCCTGTGGTGGTCCGGTGGTTTCCTGTGCAGACATCTTGGCTGTCGCAGCTCGTGACTCTGTCGTTGCG CTTGGAGGGCAAGCATGGGAGGTGCAACTTGGGAGGAGAGACTCAACGACAGCCAGCAGGACTACAGCCAACGCCGACATCCCGGTGCCGACCATGAACCTCACCCAACTGATTGAAAACTTCAAAAACCAAGGCCTCGACGAGACAGACCTGGTGGCGCTCTCCGGCGGTCACACCATAGGCTTTGCACGGTGCGTCGCCTTCAGGGACCGCATCTACAACGAAACGAACATCGAAGGAGCATTTGCAGAAAAGCTCAAATCCATATGCCCAAGACAAAGCAATGACGGGGACTCAAACCTCGCGTCCTTGGACCCAACACCCGCATATTTTGACCCGGCATACTACTATAACTTGGCTCAGCGCAAGGGGCTTCTCCACTCGGATCAGGAGCTCTTCAATGGAGGCTGCACAGATGCACTGGTGAACAAGTACACCTCATATCCCATTGCTTTTTGGCAGGATTTTGCCAAGTCCATGGTGAAGATGGGCAATATAAAACCGTTGACCGGGTATCAGGGTCAAATCCGCTTGAACTGTAGGGCAGTGAACCAATAA